In Chryseobacterium oranimense, a single window of DNA contains:
- a CDS encoding flotillin family protein, translating into MAIPGTLILTLVIVLVLFVTFLALISRYKRCPSDKILVIYGKTGGSSAKCIHGGGAFVWPVIQDYAYLDLKPISIEANLTNALSRQNIRVDVPCRFTIAISTEPDSMGNAAERLLGLSQEQIQELSKDILFGQLRLVIATMTIEEINSDRDKFLDNISKNVDTELKKIGLKLINVNVTDIRDESGYIEALGKEAAAKAINEAIISVAEQTKIGETGKAVADREKDTQIAETQRDRDVKIAITRKDKEVSIAAALKDESIGKAEAEKESRIATSLANSIAVKGENEAKITIANSDAERREKEAEALRIATAAEKVQAAKSLEESYLAEQKAEAARAERERATQQANVVVHAEIAKQKAIIDAQAEAEKIRLQAKGEADAIFAKMEAEAKGLYEILTKQAEGYDKVVQAAGGDTNSAFQLLLIEKLPELVKTQVEAVKNIKIDKVTVWDSGNGQDGNSSTANFVSGMMKTVPPLNDLFNMAGLNLPDYLKGKPDEVKKEIITVPEKKEKKNFDDMNPEKPETEAPKA; encoded by the coding sequence ATGGCAATACCAGGAACTCTTATTCTTACATTAGTTATTGTACTCGTATTATTCGTCACGTTTTTAGCCCTTATTTCGAGGTATAAAAGATGTCCGTCGGATAAAATTTTGGTTATTTACGGGAAAACCGGAGGCAGTTCTGCAAAATGTATTCACGGTGGTGGTGCATTTGTATGGCCTGTAATTCAGGATTATGCTTATCTTGACCTTAAACCCATCTCTATTGAGGCCAATCTTACCAATGCCTTATCCAGACAGAATATCCGTGTAGATGTACCTTGTAGATTTACCATCGCTATTTCTACAGAGCCGGATTCTATGGGAAATGCTGCTGAAAGGTTATTAGGATTGTCACAGGAGCAGATCCAGGAACTTTCCAAAGATATTCTTTTCGGACAGCTGCGTTTGGTTATTGCCACCATGACGATTGAAGAGATCAATTCAGACAGGGATAAATTTTTAGATAATATTTCTAAAAATGTAGATACTGAATTAAAGAAAATCGGTTTAAAGCTGATCAACGTAAACGTTACCGATATCAGAGACGAATCAGGATATATTGAAGCTTTAGGTAAAGAAGCTGCTGCAAAAGCGATCAATGAAGCGATCATCAGTGTAGCAGAGCAGACCAAGATCGGGGAAACCGGGAAAGCTGTTGCCGACAGGGAAAAAGATACTCAGATCGCGGAAACACAAAGAGACAGGGATGTAAAGATTGCCATTACAAGAAAAGATAAAGAAGTAAGCATTGCCGCAGCCTTAAAAGATGAATCGATTGGTAAGGCAGAAGCTGAAAAAGAATCCAGAATTGCCACTTCACTGGCCAATTCCATCGCCGTAAAAGGAGAAAACGAAGCAAAAATTACTATTGCCAACTCCGATGCTGAAAGAAGGGAAAAAGAAGCTGAAGCATTAAGAATTGCAACGGCCGCAGAAAAAGTACAGGCTGCAAAGTCTTTGGAAGAATCCTATCTGGCCGAGCAAAAAGCAGAAGCAGCAAGAGCGGAAAGAGAACGTGCTACGCAGCAAGCCAACGTTGTGGTACACGCAGAAATTGCAAAACAAAAAGCTATTATTGATGCTCAGGCTGAAGCCGAAAAAATAAGACTCCAGGCAAAAGGGGAAGCAGACGCCATCTTCGCAAAAATGGAAGCTGAAGCAAAAGGTCTTTACGAAATCCTGACCAAGCAGGCTGAAGGTTACGATAAAGTGGTACAGGCTGCGGGAGGTGATACCAACAGTGCCTTCCAGTTACTGTTAATTGAAAAGCTTCCTGAATTGGTTAAAACCCAGGTTGAGGCAGTTAAAAATATTAAGATCGACAAAGTGACGGTTTGGGACAGCGGAAACGGACAGGACGGAAATAGTTCTACGGCTAACTTCGTTTCCGGAATGATGAAAACAGTTCCGCCTTTAAATGACCTGTTTAATATGGCTGGTTTAAATTTACCGGACTATTTAAAAGGAAAACCGGATGAGGTTAAAAAAGAAATTATTACGGTTCCGGAGAAAAAGGAGAAGAAGAATTTTGATGATATGAATCCGGAAAAACCGGAAACTGAGGCTCCTAAAGCTTAA
- a CDS encoding choice-of-anchor I family protein translates to MINNYLLKGSVIAAFFLQGGLSGQTLIHYWNFNNNASAATITAPSSTLVSGSLATLAGGTSQIDFAGGTGQNFDINNFNARNNDPSGTHLRFNNPIGGALQFNLPTTGFNNPIVKFTTRRSAQGAGTQTWSYSTDGATFIPYQTVSPQDANPQLITFDFSAVSGVSNNPNFKLKVEFSATGGGTGGNNRFDNFTVEGITTATADTSPPTTAYFPTHNTNNASTSVNPSISFNENVRLTDNSAITDSNAQSLVEFRTGNASGTQVPFTTTFSNNKITVIPSTALIPGQTYYLSLKPDLVEDLNDNAVTAITSSTFTTAGTTVSLDKNFIKVDENAGSLAFKINVANPSAASVNLVVKPAPFSTADSNDFTLANQTINITPSTTSYTINIPILDDTLEEQQAEYFVVSLENPAGAIISGDNTATIYIVDNDKPVPVPSGQIQLNYLGSFDPSGNNNSSTEIVVHDPATQKLFTISSVTDVFDIIDFSNPSLLSVTQTVNMAPYGGITSIAVKNGIIATASPNANPQQNGSVVFFDINGNFLKQVTVGALPDMITFSPDGTKVITANEGEPNDAYTVDPEGTISIIDISGGIGNLTQNNVTTLNFNSFDSQVAALTATGLRKVRTNNTLSQDLEPEYITVSSDSQKAWITLQENNAIAEINLATKAITGIWGLGKKDMSLPGNGFDASDNNGEVVIANWPVKAYYIPDAVQNYKIGNTNYIVTANEGDEKDLSGYSERTTVGANTYTLDPVLFPQASVLKASYNLGRFRVSSATGNTDADSDFEEISALGARSFSIFNADTKQLVYDSGDRFERYIAAKHPLIFNADNESNGAKNRSRAKGPEPEGVALASISGQTYAFITLERTGGVMVYNITDPNNPTFTDYKHSRSTSAYGGDNGPEGITYIAPGNTTTGKGYVIVANEISGTLSIYEVNSPITLGTGEIKTEKATFNVFPNPVTKGNTLYFNRVQDYELYDMSGKVLGKEKNALTVDTSRLAAGVYLIKTSEGTIKRVIVK, encoded by the coding sequence ATGATCAACAATTACTTATTAAAAGGATCTGTCATTGCCGCATTCTTCCTTCAGGGCGGTCTTTCCGGACAGACACTTATCCATTACTGGAATTTTAACAATAATGCATCTGCTGCAACGATTACAGCTCCCTCCTCTACTCTGGTAAGCGGATCTCTTGCTACTCTTGCCGGAGGTACCAGTCAAATAGATTTTGCAGGGGGTACCGGACAGAATTTCGATATTAATAACTTTAATGCCAGAAACAATGATCCGTCCGGAACTCATTTAAGATTCAACAATCCAATCGGGGGAGCATTACAGTTTAATCTTCCTACGACTGGATTTAATAATCCTATTGTAAAATTTACCACAAGAAGATCGGCACAAGGTGCGGGAACCCAGACATGGTCCTATTCAACGGACGGAGCTACTTTTATTCCCTATCAGACTGTCAGTCCCCAGGATGCCAACCCTCAACTGATTACCTTTGATTTTTCTGCTGTTTCAGGAGTTTCCAACAATCCGAATTTTAAATTAAAAGTAGAGTTTTCTGCAACAGGAGGCGGAACGGGAGGAAATAACCGTTTCGACAATTTTACAGTAGAGGGCATCACTACCGCAACAGCAGACACCAGTCCTCCAACAACAGCCTATTTCCCCACTCATAACACAAATAATGCTTCTACCTCCGTAAATCCTTCAATTTCTTTTAACGAAAATGTAAGACTTACGGATAATTCCGCGATCACCGATTCTAATGCACAAAGCCTTGTAGAATTCCGTACAGGAAATGCTTCAGGTACTCAAGTTCCCTTCACAACAACGTTCAGTAATAACAAGATCACTGTAATTCCTTCAACGGCACTTATTCCCGGGCAAACGTATTATCTTTCTCTTAAACCCGATTTGGTAGAAGATCTGAATGATAATGCCGTAACAGCCATTACGTCGAGCACCTTTACTACAGCCGGGACAACAGTTTCCCTGGATAAAAATTTCATTAAGGTTGATGAAAATGCAGGAAGTCTGGCTTTCAAAATCAATGTTGCCAATCCTTCGGCAGCCAGTGTAAACCTTGTGGTAAAACCTGCTCCGTTCAGTACTGCCGACAGCAATGATTTTACATTAGCCAACCAGACAATTAATATTACACCGTCTACAACAAGCTATACTATCAATATTCCGATCCTTGATGATACGCTGGAAGAACAGCAGGCAGAATATTTCGTAGTAAGCCTGGAAAATCCTGCAGGTGCAATAATTTCCGGGGACAATACAGCAACCATTTACATTGTAGATAATGATAAACCTGTTCCGGTTCCTTCCGGACAGATCCAGCTAAATTACCTCGGAAGTTTCGATCCTTCCGGAAACAACAATAGCTCTACAGAAATTGTGGTCCATGATCCAGCCACCCAGAAGTTATTTACCATCAGTTCTGTCACGGATGTTTTTGACATCATTGATTTCAGTAATCCTAGTTTGCTGTCTGTGACTCAAACAGTGAATATGGCTCCTTACGGGGGAATTACAAGTATTGCTGTTAAAAATGGGATCATTGCTACTGCTTCTCCTAATGCAAATCCGCAGCAGAACGGCTCTGTAGTCTTCTTTGATATCAACGGGAATTTCCTGAAACAGGTTACCGTGGGCGCTCTTCCGGACATGATCACTTTCAGTCCTGACGGGACGAAAGTAATCACCGCCAATGAAGGTGAACCGAATGATGCCTACACTGTAGATCCGGAAGGCACAATCAGTATTATTGATATTTCAGGAGGTATCGGAAATCTTACTCAAAATAATGTAACTACCCTAAACTTTAACAGCTTTGATTCTCAGGTCGCTGCTTTAACTGCAACAGGACTGAGAAAAGTAAGAACAAATAATACACTTTCCCAGGATCTGGAACCTGAATATATTACAGTAAGCTCAGACAGTCAGAAAGCATGGATAACACTTCAGGAAAATAACGCCATAGCTGAAATCAATTTAGCCACCAAAGCAATTACAGGAATCTGGGGCTTGGGTAAAAAGGATATGAGCCTTCCGGGTAACGGTTTTGACGCTTCAGACAATAATGGTGAAGTAGTAATTGCGAACTGGCCTGTAAAAGCCTATTACATTCCTGATGCGGTTCAGAATTACAAAATAGGGAATACCAATTATATTGTAACAGCCAATGAAGGAGACGAGAAGGATCTTTCAGGATACAGCGAAAGAACAACGGTAGGTGCAAATACCTATACCCTGGATCCGGTTTTATTTCCTCAGGCATCTGTTTTAAAAGCTTCTTATAATTTAGGCAGGTTCAGGGTTTCCAGTGCGACCGGAAATACGGATGCGGATTCGGATTTTGAAGAAATTTCAGCGTTGGGAGCACGCTCCTTCTCAATTTTCAATGCCGACACCAAACAATTGGTTTACGACAGCGGTGACCGTTTTGAAAGATATATCGCAGCCAAACATCCTCTTATTTTTAATGCAGATAATGAAAGCAACGGAGCTAAAAACAGAAGCCGAGCCAAAGGCCCTGAACCCGAAGGAGTTGCCTTAGCCTCCATTAGCGGACAAACTTATGCTTTCATTACACTGGAAAGAACAGGTGGCGTGATGGTTTACAATATTACAGATCCCAATAATCCTACATTCACGGATTATAAGCATTCGCGTTCTACCTCTGCTTATGGTGGCGACAATGGACCTGAGGGCATCACATATATCGCTCCGGGAAACACTACCACAGGAAAAGGTTATGTGATTGTTGCCAATGAGATCAGCGGAACACTTTCCATTTACGAAGTCAATTCTCCGATAACATTAGGAACCGGTGAAATAAAAACAGAAAAAGCTACATTCAATGTTTTTCCTAATCCTGTAACTAAAGGAAATACGCTTTACTTTAACAGGGTTCAGGACTATGAACTTTATGATATGTCAGGAAAAGTGCTCGGAAAAGAGAAAAATGCTTTAACTGTAGATACTTCCAGACTTGCTGCAGGAGTTTATTTAATTAAAACTTCAGAAGGTACTATTAAAAGAGTCATTGTAAAGTAG
- a CDS encoding NfeD family protein, giving the protein MFEFLQNLEPLHQGFWYTAIAASFIFLIQTVLTFTGGSHGDVTHADFSGDSHTDSPFQLFSFRNLINFLLGFGWSGVAFYSSIGNKLLLIFVAVLIGAGFIFLFFILILQILKLTEDNTFKQENLIGRAGEVYLTIPANMSGKGKITISVNGTSHELPAMTEEKENIPSGDSVRVTYIYDKILVVSKI; this is encoded by the coding sequence ATGTTTGAATTTTTACAAAACCTGGAACCGCTTCATCAGGGGTTCTGGTATACAGCTATAGCAGCCAGCTTTATTTTCTTAATTCAAACGGTTCTTACTTTTACCGGAGGCAGTCACGGAGATGTTACACATGCTGATTTTAGCGGAGACAGCCATACCGACAGTCCATTTCAGTTATTTTCTTTCAGAAATCTCATTAATTTCCTTCTGGGATTCGGATGGAGCGGGGTAGCGTTTTATAGCTCAATAGGAAACAAATTACTGCTGATCTTTGTAGCTGTGCTTATAGGGGCCGGATTTATATTTTTATTCTTTATCCTTATCCTCCAGATTCTTAAGCTTACAGAAGATAATACATTTAAACAGGAAAACCTCATCGGAAGAGCAGGAGAAGTTTATCTTACTATTCCTGCCAATATGAGCGGTAAAGGGAAGATCACGATTTCTGTGAACGGAACCAGCCATGAACTTCCTGCGATGACGGAAGAAAAAGAAAATATTCCTTCCGGAGATTCAGTAAGGGTAACTTACATTTATGACAAAATCCTTGTCGTTTCAAAAATTTAA
- a CDS encoding NifU family protein, with translation METNITHEDTVTRVMEALESIRPFLNKDGGDIELIDVKDNQVFVKLLGNCSGCSLNFSTLKLGVENTIKQHAPEIEKVINVE, from the coding sequence ATGGAAACAAATATAACACACGAAGATACAGTAACGAGAGTAATGGAAGCTCTGGAAAGCATCAGGCCGTTCCTGAACAAGGATGGGGGCGATATTGAGCTTATTGACGTGAAGGATAACCAGGTTTTTGTAAAGCTTCTGGGAAACTGCTCCGGGTGTTCGCTGAATTTTTCAACCCTGAAACTGGGCGTTGAAAATACAATCAAGCAACATGCGCCGGAGATTGAAAAAGTAATCAATGTAGAGTAA
- a CDS encoding Mrp/NBP35 family ATP-binding protein, whose amino-acid sequence MLTKEKVQDFLKEIEVDDLVSNFQIMGNDVYIDMTAHSPAMHEKKKLEAAMKQAFASEFGEEIQLKLKIVSPEPSEIQQSQIKGKQIPGIQNIIAIASGKGGVGKSTVAANMAVTLAKMGFKVGLLDADIYGPSVPTMLDTEGEKPISVEVNGKSMMKPIENYGVKMLSIGYFSGANQAVVWRGPMASKALNQMIRDAAWGELDFLLIDLPPGTGDIHLSIIQEVPVTGAVIVSTPQHVALADVRKGIAMFQMESINIPVLGLIENMAYFTPAELPDNKYYIFGQQGAQYLAEDLGIPVLGEIPLIQSIREAGDVGRPAALQEGSKIAEIYTETARNMVESLVERNKNLPPTEAVKISTMAGCSPKAKK is encoded by the coding sequence ATGTTGACGAAAGAAAAGGTTCAAGATTTCCTTAAAGAGATAGAAGTAGATGATTTGGTGAGTAATTTTCAGATTATGGGCAATGATGTTTATATTGACATGACAGCCCATTCACCGGCCATGCACGAAAAGAAAAAACTGGAGGCTGCCATGAAACAGGCTTTTGCCAGTGAGTTTGGTGAAGAAATCCAGCTAAAACTTAAAATTGTTTCTCCGGAGCCTAGCGAGATTCAGCAAAGCCAGATCAAAGGCAAGCAGATTCCGGGAATTCAGAATATTATTGCTATTGCTTCGGGAAAAGGAGGGGTAGGAAAATCTACTGTGGCTGCGAATATGGCTGTTACTTTAGCTAAAATGGGCTTCAAAGTAGGATTACTGGATGCCGATATCTACGGACCATCTGTTCCTACAATGCTCGATACAGAAGGTGAAAAGCCGATTTCTGTGGAAGTTAATGGAAAAAGCATGATGAAGCCTATAGAAAACTATGGGGTAAAAATGCTTTCTATAGGATATTTCTCAGGAGCCAATCAGGCTGTGGTGTGGAGAGGTCCTATGGCTTCAAAAGCTTTGAACCAGATGATCAGAGATGCAGCATGGGGAGAGCTTGATTTCTTGTTGATCGACCTTCCTCCGGGAACCGGAGATATCCATTTATCTATTATCCAGGAAGTTCCGGTAACAGGTGCTGTGATTGTAAGTACACCTCAGCATGTAGCGTTGGCAGACGTAAGAAAAGGGATTGCGATGTTCCAGATGGAAAGCATTAATATTCCTGTTCTTGGATTAATCGAAAATATGGCGTATTTTACACCGGCAGAACTTCCTGATAACAAATACTATATTTTTGGACAGCAAGGAGCTCAGTATCTTGCTGAAGATCTGGGGATTCCGGTACTGGGAGAGATTCCGTTGATTCAGAGTATAAGAGAAGCCGGAGACGTGGGAAGACCTGCAGCGCTTCAGGAAGGCTCTAAAATTGCAGAAATCTATACCGAAACGGCAAGAAATATGGTAGAAAGCCTTGTGGAAAGAAACAAAAACCTTCCTCCTACAGAAGCGGTAAAGATTTCGACTATGGCAGGATGCTCGCCGAAAGCTAAAAAATAA
- a CDS encoding exopolyphosphatase, translated as MKIAAIDIGSNAARLLINEVKISNRKPEFIKLNLLRIPLRLGMDVFTMGMIGEEREKMVIDSMKIFSDLMKIYKVEHYRACATSAMRDASNGNEIIRQVQETSGINIEIISGDEEATLIYENHVAEGLDKEFAYLYIDVGGGSTELTFYENGKMVYEKSFNIGTIRLLNNLVSADNWHEMKEEIKKNIVSKKPIVAIGSGGNINKVFSMSKTKDGKPMTLSHLKKVYKEFNELSVEERMTKHTLREDRADVLVHALRIFNNVMSWSDINRIFVPKISVADGLIHNIYSKLHEKK; from the coding sequence ATGAAGATCGCAGCGATAGACATAGGAAGCAACGCCGCCAGACTTCTGATCAATGAAGTAAAGATCAGCAACAGAAAGCCTGAATTTATAAAACTCAATCTTTTAAGAATTCCTTTAAGGCTGGGGATGGATGTGTTCACCATGGGAATGATCGGGGAAGAAAGAGAAAAAATGGTCATCGACTCTATGAAGATTTTCAGCGACCTTATGAAGATCTATAAAGTAGAACATTACCGTGCCTGTGCCACCAGTGCCATGCGCGATGCTTCCAACGGAAATGAGATCATCAGACAGGTTCAGGAAACTTCCGGTATCAATATAGAAATTATCTCCGGAGATGAGGAGGCAACTCTTATTTATGAAAACCATGTTGCCGAAGGGCTTGACAAAGAATTTGCCTATCTGTACATTGATGTGGGAGGTGGTTCCACAGAGCTTACTTTTTACGAAAACGGGAAAATGGTTTATGAAAAATCCTTCAATATCGGAACAATCAGACTTCTGAACAATCTGGTATCCGCAGACAACTGGCACGAGATGAAGGAAGAAATCAAAAAAAATATTGTCAGTAAAAAGCCTATTGTAGCTATTGGTTCCGGGGGAAATATCAATAAAGTTTTCTCAATGAGCAAAACCAAAGACGGAAAACCTATGACGCTTTCTCATCTTAAAAAAGTCTATAAAGAATTTAATGAACTCTCTGTAGAGGAAAGAATGACCAAACATACCCTCAGGGAAGACCGTGCGGATGTTCTGGTTCATGCCTTGAGAATCTTTAACAATGTGATGTCCTGGTCGGATATTAACAGGATATTTGTCCCTAAAATTTCCGTGGCTGATGGATTGATTCATAATATTTACAGCAAGCTGCACGAAAAAAAATAA
- a CDS encoding NAD-dependent epimerase/dehydratase family protein, producing MNPIKIILTGATGMVGEGVLMECLENPDISEILSVSRKPCGKTHAKLKEYLVPDFLSIDLNDENLKGYDACFFCAGISSVGMSEADYTKITYDTTIHFAKAVLNQNPEMVFNYVSGASTDSTESGKLMWARVKGRTENTLKKMGFRNAFNFRPGFMKPVEGQINVKWFFKPFIWFFPILLPSKSLTLHEVGRAMINAVHKGYPTSTLEIRDIKNLAI from the coding sequence ATGAATCCAATCAAAATAATTCTTACAGGAGCAACCGGTATGGTAGGTGAAGGTGTATTAATGGAATGCCTTGAAAATCCTGATATCTCTGAAATTCTGAGCGTAAGCCGAAAGCCTTGCGGGAAAACACATGCCAAACTCAAGGAATATCTGGTTCCCGATTTCTTATCGATAGATCTGAACGATGAAAACCTTAAAGGGTATGATGCCTGTTTCTTCTGTGCCGGAATCAGCAGTGTGGGTATGAGCGAGGCAGATTATACTAAGATCACCTACGATACAACGATTCATTTTGCCAAAGCTGTTCTGAACCAAAATCCCGAAATGGTATTTAATTATGTGTCCGGAGCATCTACAGACAGTACAGAAAGTGGAAAGCTGATGTGGGCAAGGGTAAAAGGAAGAACAGAAAACACCCTGAAAAAAATGGGCTTCAGGAATGCATTCAATTTTCGCCCGGGATTCATGAAACCCGTTGAGGGTCAAATCAATGTAAAATGGTTTTTTAAACCATTTATTTGGTTTTTTCCTATTTTATTACCATCAAAATCGTTAACTTTACACGAAGTGGGCAGAGCAATGATCAACGCTGTGCATAAAGGATATCCTACCTCTACTTTAGAAATTAGGGACATTAAAAATTTAGCAATATGA
- a CDS encoding TonB-dependent receptor domain-containing protein, which translates to MKKILLSVVMLVPVLAFSQRIAGKITQSGNSGSYIEIIAAKDQKIQSAISDEKGNYTLKLPENGTYHIRLIQDGAEISTSDITVNGDMKQDFSIEKKQEKQIEGVTLTARKKLIERKADRLIFNVSNSVASQGMDGAEALATTPLLKVDDNSGISIAGKSGVAVMINERMLNLSGNELVAYLKNLRSENIEKIEVITTPPAKYEAQGNSGLINIVLKKNQNLGWSGSLTTGLQQQTYTGTSNSATINYQNEKLRASLKLRQNKSEKHAYENYTIEGAEGLRSSDNRRDFGNGLGGGLSVDYQLNPKSNIGFIYEQGVGHSNMDITNTSDYFQNGNYTNTLSTYAEHRAKNQQQTISAYYDLKFGKRDNKLSITGNYFSNIPKSLIDFTTTESSGDSFVVRTPSTVNYKIYSGQADLTLPFQFAKTETGIKFTNFDNNSDISYQNLTDGSYVTDPVKSNLFEYNEKNYAAYLSFEKDFNEKWSAKAGIRYEYSTVNGNSVTSGQQTENSYGKFFPTAYVTYKSNENNTFSLNYSKRIDRPGFRAINPYRWYINVNSYFTGNPLLKPSINHNFELSHVYKGKLSTSAYFQRTVVAFDQLVNLQGENRISTFENFYNQNSMGVTINYSDTFFKFWEANYAADLSYMETKVFSTDAASRKGSSYDFNFQNNLSLNKSKTVQLIFNYWFRLPSNSGNVYMDFAGNFTSGIKLNLMEKSLQMNLFVSDIFKQSRSRGEIYYTTGTHFYNNYYDARRLTLSATYTFGNKKVKGTDRNVRFDEKNRAN; encoded by the coding sequence ATGAAGAAAATACTACTTTCGGTGGTTATGCTGGTGCCTGTACTTGCTTTTTCACAGCGTATAGCAGGAAAAATCACACAATCAGGGAATTCAGGCTCTTATATAGAAATCATAGCAGCTAAAGATCAGAAAATACAGTCTGCCATTTCGGATGAAAAGGGAAACTACACGCTTAAGCTTCCTGAAAACGGAACTTATCATATCAGATTAATACAGGACGGAGCGGAAATATCCACATCGGATATTACGGTAAATGGCGATATGAAACAGGATTTTTCCATTGAGAAAAAACAGGAAAAGCAGATTGAAGGGGTTACGCTGACCGCCAGAAAGAAGCTGATTGAAAGAAAAGCTGACAGACTGATCTTCAATGTATCCAATTCTGTTGCTTCACAGGGAATGGATGGAGCTGAAGCTTTGGCAACCACACCACTGCTTAAAGTAGATGATAATTCAGGAATTTCTATTGCAGGGAAAAGCGGCGTTGCCGTAATGATCAATGAAAGAATGCTGAATCTTTCGGGAAATGAACTCGTAGCTTATCTTAAAAATTTGAGATCCGAGAATATTGAAAAAATTGAAGTGATTACTACACCGCCGGCAAAATATGAAGCTCAGGGAAACAGCGGCCTGATCAATATTGTTTTAAAGAAAAACCAGAATCTGGGATGGAGCGGGAGCCTTACCACAGGGCTTCAGCAACAGACTTACACAGGAACCTCCAATAGTGCCACAATCAATTATCAGAATGAAAAACTGCGGGCATCACTGAAGCTGAGACAAAATAAAAGTGAAAAACATGCGTATGAAAATTATACCATCGAAGGAGCAGAAGGACTAAGAAGTTCTGACAACAGGAGGGATTTCGGAAACGGGCTGGGAGGAGGCTTAAGTGTCGATTATCAGCTTAATCCTAAATCGAATATTGGATTTATTTATGAGCAGGGAGTTGGGCATTCCAATATGGATATTACGAATACTTCGGATTATTTTCAGAACGGAAATTATACCAATACCCTGTCTACCTATGCGGAACACCGTGCTAAGAACCAGCAGCAAACCATAAGTGCCTATTATGATCTAAAATTCGGGAAAAGAGACAATAAACTGAGCATTACCGGAAATTATTTTTCCAATATTCCGAAGAGCCTTATCGATTTTACCACAACAGAGAGTTCCGGTGACAGTTTTGTAGTAAGGACACCTTCTACAGTCAATTATAAAATTTATTCGGGCCAGGCGGATCTTACATTGCCTTTCCAGTTTGCGAAAACGGAAACGGGAATAAAGTTTACCAATTTTGATAATAATTCAGATATTTCTTATCAGAATCTGACCGATGGAAGCTATGTCACAGATCCCGTAAAAAGCAATCTATTTGAATACAACGAGAAAAATTATGCAGCTTATCTGAGCTTTGAAAAAGATTTCAATGAAAAATGGTCTGCAAAAGCAGGTATCCGTTATGAATATTCTACAGTGAACGGAAATTCTGTAACTTCAGGTCAGCAGACAGAAAATTCCTACGGAAAGTTTTTTCCAACGGCTTATGTGACCTATAAAAGCAATGAGAATAATACATTCAGCTTAAATTATTCAAAAAGGATCGACAGGCCTGGATTCCGGGCGATTAATCCTTATCGTTGGTACATCAATGTTAACTCGTATTTTACGGGGAATCCTCTGTTAAAACCCTCTATCAATCATAATTTTGAACTGTCCCATGTTTACAAGGGAAAATTGTCTACTTCAGCCTATTTCCAGAGAACGGTAGTAGCATTTGACCAGTTGGTGAACCTTCAGGGGGAGAATCGTATCAGCACATTTGAGAATTTTTATAACCAGAACAGTATGGGAGTTACCATCAATTATTCAGATACTTTCTTTAAATTTTGGGAAGCCAATTATGCAGCGGACCTGTCTTATATGGAAACGAAAGTCTTTTCTACCGATGCCGCATCCAGAAAAGGAAGCAGCTATGATTTTAATTTCCAGAACAACCTGTCCCTCAATAAAAGTAAAACAGTGCAGCTTATCTTCAATTACTGGTTCCGTTTGCCATCCAATTCCGGGAATGTGTATATGGATTTTGCAGGAAATTTTACATCCGGAATTAAGCTGAACCTCATGGAAAAAAGTCTTCAGATGAATTTGTTTGTTTCCGATATTTTCAAGCAGTCGAGGAGCAGGGGAGAGATCTATTATACGACCGGAACTCATTTTTATAACAATTACTACGATGCAAGAAGGCTTACCTTATCTGCAACCTATACTTTTGGAAATAAAAAAGTAAAAGGAACGGACCGTAATGTGAGATTTGATGAGAAAAACAGGGCCAATTAG